A genomic region of Micromonospora sp. NBRC 110009 contains the following coding sequences:
- the sigJ gene encoding RNA polymerase sigma factor SigJ, whose protein sequence is MGTVGTSQDEVAGERRQLINVAYRLLGSVTEAEDAVQDAYARWYGLPRSRQEEILSPGAWLTTVTSRICLDLLGSARARRERYVGAWLPEPLPDRTEWDHAGGTDPTGPADPADQIVLDESVDMAFLVVLESMTPAERVAFVLHDVFRYPFAEIADVLGRTPAACKQLAASARRRVSVARAPVTATGQADVVRHVKKAWETKDIAALVGLLNPAAVMTADGGGLVGTVLRPVEGGARIAQYLVAIADKAPGLELLERSVNGVPGLVAQRAGVVMTVASFDVSDGRVTRIWAVRNPEKLRPWAREG, encoded by the coding sequence ATGGGGACTGTCGGGACCAGCCAAGATGAGGTTGCCGGCGAGCGACGCCAACTGATCAATGTCGCTTACCGGTTGCTCGGTTCGGTGACCGAGGCCGAGGACGCCGTACAGGATGCCTACGCACGCTGGTACGGACTGCCACGAAGCCGGCAGGAGGAAATCCTGTCCCCCGGCGCCTGGCTCACGACGGTGACCAGCCGCATCTGCCTGGACCTGCTCGGCTCGGCGCGGGCCCGCCGTGAACGCTATGTCGGCGCGTGGCTGCCAGAGCCGCTGCCCGACCGCACCGAGTGGGACCACGCGGGCGGCACCGACCCCACCGGTCCTGCCGACCCCGCCGACCAGATCGTCCTGGACGAGTCGGTGGACATGGCCTTCCTCGTCGTCCTGGAGTCGATGACGCCCGCCGAGCGGGTGGCGTTCGTCCTGCACGACGTCTTCCGGTACCCGTTCGCCGAGATCGCCGACGTTCTCGGCCGGACCCCTGCGGCCTGCAAGCAGCTGGCCGCCTCCGCCCGGCGGCGGGTGAGCGTCGCGCGCGCTCCGGTGACGGCGACCGGCCAGGCCGACGTGGTGAGGCACGTCAAAAAGGCGTGGGAGACCAAGGACATCGCAGCCCTCGTCGGTCTCCTCAACCCGGCCGCCGTGATGACCGCCGACGGCGGCGGCCTGGTCGGCACCGTCCTGCGCCCGGTCGAGGGCGGCGCACGCATCGCCCAGTACCTGGTCGCCATTGCCGATAAGGCTCCGGGGCTCGAACTCCTGGAGCGGTCGGTCAACGGTGTGCCGGGCCTGGTGGCCCAGCGTGCCGGCGTCGTCATGACCGTAGCCTCCTTCGACGTCTCCGACGGGCGCGTCACCCGGATCTGGGCGGTCCGCAACCCGGAGAAGCTGCGGCCGTGGGCGCGGGAGGGCTAG
- a CDS encoding prolyl oligopeptidase family serine peptidase — MATLSDEGEDPYLELEDLDGADADRWVRDRNAETVAALTEGERFAALRTEIRQVLDADDRIPYPGWRGDRHYYNFWQDAAHPRGLWRRTTLDQYRRPEPEWDVLLDVDALAAEEGENWVWSDVTVLRPDYQRCLISLSRGGADAVVVREFDLVRRTFVKDGFTLPEAKSGVCWIDADHIYVATDFGPGSLTTSGYARIAKRWRRGTPLSEAEIVCEGRVDDLVVYASHDRTPGFERDFVGRILDFYRSEHFLLTEAGERIRIAVPEDAQWDVHREWLVIRLRSPWALGEATYPAGALLATRFDAFLAGAREMAVLFQPDARTALDGYAWTRNHLILATLADVRSRLEVLTPGETGWRREPLAGVPADDHSSIVETDPDLGDDYLLASEGFLQPATLRLGQVGGSVEILKREPAFFDGKGLAVRQFFATSADGTRVPYFVVGEADAPSRPTLLTGYGGYEISQTPYYSGVTGRGWLARGGTYVVANIRGGGEYGPEWHRAALRENRPRAYEDFAAVAADLVARGITTPAQLGIEGGSNGGLLMGVMLTRYPSLFGAVVAHVPVLDMRRYHRLLAGASWMAEYGDPDREDDWAYLREYSPYHNIRSGTRYPPVLLITSTRDDRVHPGHARKMAARLREHGHDVSYYENVEGGHGAAANNEQRAFISALTLEFLWRTLTEPVSSALPRQASVVDAGERAQAD, encoded by the coding sequence CCCTACCCGGGATGGCGCGGGGATCGCCACTACTACAACTTCTGGCAGGACGCCGCGCATCCCCGCGGACTCTGGCGCCGAACCACCCTCGACCAGTACCGCCGGCCGGAGCCCGAGTGGGACGTGCTGCTCGACGTCGATGCGCTGGCCGCCGAAGAGGGTGAGAACTGGGTCTGGAGCGACGTGACGGTGCTGCGACCCGATTATCAACGCTGCCTGATCAGCCTGTCCCGAGGCGGCGCGGATGCGGTGGTCGTCCGCGAGTTCGACCTCGTCCGCCGGACCTTCGTCAAGGACGGCTTCACGCTTCCCGAGGCCAAGAGCGGCGTCTGCTGGATCGACGCCGACCACATCTACGTGGCCACCGACTTCGGGCCCGGTTCGCTGACCACGTCAGGGTATGCGCGCATCGCCAAGCGATGGCGGCGAGGCACGCCACTGTCCGAGGCCGAGATCGTGTGCGAGGGCCGCGTGGACGACCTGGTCGTGTACGCCTCGCACGACCGAACGCCCGGGTTCGAGCGCGACTTCGTGGGCCGGATCCTGGACTTCTACCGCAGCGAGCACTTCCTGCTGACGGAGGCGGGCGAGCGGATCCGGATCGCCGTGCCGGAGGACGCCCAGTGGGACGTACACCGGGAGTGGCTGGTGATCCGGCTGCGCTCGCCATGGGCGCTGGGTGAAGCGACCTATCCGGCCGGTGCCCTGCTGGCGACCCGCTTCGACGCGTTCCTCGCCGGTGCGCGGGAGATGGCGGTGCTCTTCCAGCCCGACGCCCGCACGGCGCTCGACGGTTACGCATGGACCCGGAACCATCTGATCCTGGCCACCCTCGCCGATGTGCGGAGCCGGTTGGAGGTGCTGACGCCGGGCGAGACGGGCTGGCGGCGGGAGCCGCTCGCCGGGGTGCCGGCGGACGATCACAGCTCGATCGTGGAAACGGACCCGGACCTCGGCGATGACTATCTGCTCGCCTCGGAAGGGTTCCTCCAACCGGCGACGCTGCGGCTCGGACAGGTCGGCGGCTCGGTCGAGATCCTCAAGCGGGAGCCGGCGTTCTTCGACGGCAAGGGCTTGGCGGTACGCCAGTTCTTCGCCACCTCGGCCGACGGTACGCGGGTGCCGTACTTCGTGGTGGGGGAGGCGGACGCGCCCAGCCGGCCGACGCTGCTCACCGGGTACGGCGGGTACGAGATCTCCCAGACCCCCTACTACAGCGGCGTCACCGGCCGGGGCTGGCTGGCCCGCGGCGGTACGTACGTCGTGGCGAACATCCGGGGCGGTGGGGAGTACGGCCCGGAATGGCACCGCGCGGCGCTGCGGGAGAACCGGCCGCGGGCGTACGAGGACTTCGCCGCGGTGGCGGCCGACCTGGTTGCCCGGGGGATCACCACGCCGGCCCAGCTCGGCATCGAGGGTGGCAGCAACGGCGGGCTGCTGATGGGCGTGATGCTGACCCGCTACCCGTCGCTCTTCGGCGCCGTCGTCGCGCACGTGCCGGTGCTGGACATGCGGCGGTACCACCGGCTGCTGGCCGGTGCCTCGTGGATGGCTGAGTACGGCGACCCGGACCGGGAGGACGACTGGGCCTACCTGCGGGAGTATTCGCCGTACCACAACATCCGCAGTGGGACGCGGTATCCGCCGGTCCTGCTCATCACCTCGACCCGCGACGACCGGGTGCATCCGGGGCACGCCCGCAAGATGGCAGCCCGGCTGCGCGAACACGGCCACGACGTGTCCTACTACGAGAACGTCGAAGGCGGGCACGGTGCCGCCGCGAACAACGAGCAGCGTGCGTTCATCTCGGCGCTGACGCTGGAGTTCCTCTGGCGGACGTTGACCGAGCCGGTGAGCTCTGCCCTACCGCGCCAGGCTTCAGTCGTCGACGCGGGGGAGCGGGCTCAAGCGGACTAG